From a region of the Mercurialis annua linkage group LG1-X, ddMerAnnu1.2, whole genome shotgun sequence genome:
- the LOC126666543 gene encoding uncharacterized protein LOC126666543 produces MGSIGPKWNKIASGILKGVKHAKRHAFVIIATDYYSKWVEAAPLKSPSQESVIKFFKDCIILRHGLPETITTDQGTMFTGSDITSFAKDMGFRPKARNKAIKGIIQKMIEDNPKQLHQLLPEAIWANRTSQKSAIGTTPFKLVYGYDTMLLMELTVASTRQNMQHVLTKADYHDKMVLEDLDLDEERLLALDHLEAQKRRVERVYNKRVKGKKFQVDQLVWKVILPIGAKKEALGKWSPNWEGPYKIFQVLGNGAYVLADIEGRVHDRAINAKYLKKYVPSCWEGVYRRIFEK; encoded by the exons ATGGGTTCTATTGGCCCAAAATGGAACAAGATTGCATCCGGTATTCTAAAGGGTGTGAAGCATGCCAAAA GGCACGCATTTGTGATTATCGCTACTGATTACTACTCTAAATGGGTTGAGGCTGCACCGTTGAAGTCACCAAGTCAGGAATCGGTCATCAAGTTCTTCAAAGACTGCATCATTTTGAGGCACGGTCTGCCAGAGACCATTACTACAGATCAAGGAACTATGTTTACCGGGAGCGATATCACTAGTTTTGCTAAAGATATGGGGTTCAG GCCGAAAGCAAGAAATAAGGCGATAAAGGGGATTATCCAGAAGATGATAGAGGACAATCCAAAACAATTGCATCAATTGTTGCCAGAAGCCATCTGGGCGAATCGCACAAGTCAGAAATCGGCCATAGGGACTACTCCTTTCAAACTTGTATATGGGTATGACACGATGTTACTAATGGAATTGACCGTGGCTTCTACAAGGCAAAATATGCAGCATGTCCTGACAAAGGCCGATTATCATGACAAAATGGTGCTTGAGGATTTAGATTTGGACGAAGAGCGATTGTTGGCACTTGACCACCTAGAGGCTCAGAAGAGAAGGGTAGAACGAGTTTACAACAAACGCGTCAAAGGGAAGAAGTTTCAGGTAGACCAACTGGTTTGGAAAGTCATCTTACCCATTGGCGCGAAGAAAGAAGCACTAGGGAAATGGTCGCCAAATTGGGAGGGACCTTATAAGATTTTCCAAGTACTAGGTAACGGCGCATATGTACTTGCCGATATAGAGGGCCGAGTTCATGATAGGGCGATTAATGCAAAATATCTCAAGAAGTATGTCCCAAGCTGCTGGGAAGGAGTTTATAGACGTATTTTCGAGAAGTGA